A part of Balneolaceae bacterium genomic DNA contains:
- a CDS encoding metallophosphoesterase family protein, giving the protein MKIALFSDIHANLPALEAVMDDISARAPDAIYCLGDLVGYATWPNEVTEFIRERGIPAIAGNYDQGVGLNSDDCGCAYQTEEDKARGAASIAYTNKVIRDENRAYLNSLPAHLRLEFGVNGDPWNLLLVHGSPRKINEYLFEDRKDKSLLRMMKGSNAQVMAFGHTHKPYHKILEDEDGSYRHALNIGSVGKPKDGDPRACYVMLEWDGELNLKNPDSLQVAFIRVDYEVEKAAQAIEESPLPNPFADMLRKGG; this is encoded by the coding sequence ATGAAAATCGCTCTTTTCAGTGACATACACGCAAATCTTCCCGCACTTGAAGCTGTCATGGACGACATCAGCGCACGGGCGCCGGATGCCATCTATTGCCTGGGTGATCTGGTGGGATATGCCACCTGGCCCAATGAGGTAACCGAATTCATTCGGGAAAGAGGGATTCCGGCGATCGCAGGGAATTACGATCAGGGGGTGGGCCTGAACAGTGACGATTGCGGCTGCGCCTATCAAACCGAAGAGGATAAGGCGCGAGGCGCAGCATCCATCGCCTATACGAACAAGGTCATCCGTGATGAAAACCGGGCGTATTTGAATTCGCTTCCGGCTCACCTGCGCCTTGAATTCGGCGTGAACGGCGATCCCTGGAACCTGCTGCTGGTGCATGGTAGTCCGCGAAAGATCAACGAGTACCTGTTTGAAGACCGGAAGGATAAAAGCCTGCTGCGCATGATGAAAGGTTCCAACGCACAGGTGATGGCGTTCGGCCATACGCACAAACCCTATCACAAAATTTTAGAGGATGAAGACGGATCCTATCGCCATGCCCTTAACATCGGCTCGGTAGGGAAACCGAAAGACGGAGACCCGCGAGCCTGCTACGTGATGTTGGAGTGGGATGGCGAACTGAACTTGAAGAATCCAGACAGCCTTCAGGTAGCCTTTATCCGGGTTGACTATGAGGTGGAAAAAGCGGCACAAGCCATTGAAGAAAGTCCGTTGCCGAATCCCTTCGCGGACATGCTGCGAAAGGGCGGATGA
- a CDS encoding universal stress protein, translating into MKEKALLATDLSEAADLLLDCTDQYKALGIDEITLFHALGVSYMNFAGITFIDNTKQKLNQLKERLEERGFKTEIVLKEGQPARELVQYAQEDPGTLIIIGTKGMGFAKNVLIGSTADQVLRYGKNPILLIQLIDKLEENGDPAKCEFYCHEINRKVLFATDFSESSEQAFYHFKKQVAPKAEHILLMHVQNREVMKHRDDADIQKFNDIDQSRLERLKEDLQKITEAAIDINITTGVPSQEIIKAMNEYSVSLVVMGAQGQNFISDHILGSTVRRVIEGGKTNTMVIPTTQ; encoded by the coding sequence ATGAAAGAAAAGGCCCTTTTAGCTACCGACCTTTCAGAAGCGGCAGATCTGCTGCTTGACTGCACCGATCAGTATAAGGCTCTGGGTATTGATGAAATCACCCTGTTTCATGCCCTTGGAGTAAGCTACATGAATTTTGCAGGCATCACCTTTATTGATAACACCAAGCAAAAGTTAAATCAGCTCAAGGAACGGTTAGAGGAGAGAGGCTTCAAGACAGAAATTGTCCTCAAAGAAGGTCAACCCGCCCGGGAGCTGGTTCAGTATGCCCAGGAAGATCCGGGAACCCTGATTATAATTGGAACCAAAGGGATGGGATTTGCCAAGAATGTTCTGATCGGCAGCACGGCTGACCAGGTATTGCGATATGGGAAAAATCCCATTCTCCTAATTCAGCTCATTGATAAGCTGGAAGAAAACGGTGATCCCGCAAAATGTGAGTTTTATTGCCATGAAATAAATCGGAAGGTCTTGTTTGCAACCGATTTTTCGGAGTCGTCGGAACAAGCCTTTTATCATTTCAAGAAGCAGGTAGCTCCGAAGGCCGAACACATTTTGTTAATGCACGTGCAAAACCGTGAAGTGATGAAGCATCGCGATGATGCGGACATTCAAAAATTCAATGACATCGACCAATCCAGGCTTGAGCGGCTGAAAGAGGATCTCCAAAAAATTACGGAGGCGGCCATTGATATAAACATTACGACCGGAGTTCCTTCCCAGGAGATCATCAAAGCTATGAACGAGTATTCGGTATCTCTGGTGGTGATGGGCGCCCAGGGCCAAAATTTTATTTCCGACCATATTTTGGGCAGCACCGTCCGGCGAGTTATCGAAGGCGGAAAGACCAATACGATGGTGATCCCGACAACCCAATAG
- a CDS encoding metalloregulator ArsR/SmtB family transcription factor has protein sequence MAHTKASLFKEKHVKAAELAKAISHPARLAILEILSKRESCICGDITSELPLAQSTVSQHLKVLKTAGLIKGEVEGPRTCYCIHPETMRELKELMDQWFEEFTPDQANCC, from the coding sequence ATGGCACATACCAAAGCATCCCTGTTCAAAGAAAAACACGTAAAGGCGGCTGAGCTTGCAAAGGCCATATCTCATCCGGCGAGATTGGCCATATTGGAAATTCTGAGCAAGCGGGAAAGTTGCATTTGCGGGGATATAACCAGCGAATTGCCGCTGGCTCAATCCACCGTCTCGCAGCATCTGAAAGTGCTTAAAACAGCCGGCCTCATTAAAGGCGAGGTGGAGGGCCCCCGCACCTGCTATTGCATCCACCCGGAAACGATGCGTGAACTGAAGGAGCTGATGGACCAGTGGTTCGAGGAATTTACTCCTGATCAGGCAAACTGTTGTTAG
- a CDS encoding phosphoribosyltransferase yields MKKDFTARIVGLPEVYEMAYVISQKVTESNLKFDVIVGIARGGFPPARFVCDFLNIKTLTSVQIRHYTGGAKEKKDIEITDAVGIDLQDKNVLIVDDVNDSGKTLTAAVNHIKAKGASEFKTAVLHEKDNTSLKADFVGGYLDDWKWLIYQWAATEDLVEFLQGDDMLTAGQQEIRSHLEDTYELEVSGELIEKVMAMKGNYLR; encoded by the coding sequence ATGAAGAAGGATTTTACCGCTAGAATTGTCGGCCTGCCCGAAGTGTATGAGATGGCCTATGTTATCTCTCAAAAGGTAACGGAAAGCAATCTGAAATTTGATGTAATCGTTGGCATCGCACGCGGCGGTTTCCCTCCCGCACGGTTTGTATGTGACTTTCTGAATATTAAAACACTTACATCCGTACAGATACGTCACTACACAGGTGGCGCCAAGGAAAAGAAAGATATTGAAATAACGGACGCCGTTGGCATCGACCTGCAGGACAAGAACGTCCTGATCGTGGATGACGTCAACGACTCGGGCAAAACCCTCACCGCCGCCGTGAACCATATCAAAGCAAAGGGAGCCTCGGAGTTCAAAACAGCCGTTTTACACGAAAAGGACAACACCTCATTGAAGGCTGATTTCGTGGGAGGTTATCTCGACGATTGGAAGTGGCTCATCTACCAGTGGGCGGCAACAGAAGACCTGGTGGAATTCCTGCAGGGGGATGATATGCTGACAGCCGGCCAGCAAGAAATTCGCTCGCATCTTGAAGACACCTATGAGCTTGAAGTATCAGGAGAGCTCATTGAAAAGGTGATGGCTATGAAAGGTAATTACCTCCGATAA